In the genome of Streptomyces sp. NBC_00433, the window GGTACCACAGCGCTGCGCGCTGTGCAAGCGTCACGCCTCGCTTCGCTCTGCGTGACCGCGCTCCGCGCGGTCTGCCCGGCGTAGCCGGGCCAACCCCTCCGCTTCGCTCCAGGGTTGACGGCCCGCCAACCGGCGGGCTCCGCCCGCCTCCAGGCGGGCCGGGGCCCCTCGCTCCGCTCGGGTCCCGGCGGAGCGCTCCGCGCCCCGCAATCGGTGCGGGAACAGCCGTTCGGTGCGGGCCGTGCAGGGCGGGCAACAAGCAAGCTGGTTAGGAGGGAGGGGGTTCGGTTCGCGGTGTCACCAGGTGGGTGAGGGCGTATGCCGCAAGCTCTGGCGGGCGGAGGTTGAGAGCTGTGAGGGCGTCAGCGGTGGCTGGGATCTGTATGGGATCGAAGGTGCCGACATCAGGGTTGTCGAGCTCCGGGCCATGACGTCGAGCAGGGTCCAGGCTGAGCACTTGAGCTGTGAAGTAGTGGTGGATCACGGCAATCGGGGGGCCGGGTTCGGTGAGGGTGAGTATCGGTGTGGGCGGGCCGATCTCGGCTCCGACTTCTTCCATGACTTCGCGACGAAGGCCCGCTGTCAGGTCAGTGTCGTCGGGCTCGATGGTCCCTCCGACGGCAGTGCAGTAGGGCGTGCCGCCCGGCCAGCCGCGCTGGAGGAAAAGGAGCTGGCCGGCGTCCGTGAGGAGTATGGCGTGCGCTTTGTGACGCGTCTTCATGGTCCGGACGATACAGAGGAGGGGACCTCACCGGGTGTGAACTCTCCTCTCGGCCGCAAGTAGCGGGATGCAGTGCGTCAACTTCTCTTAGCCGCTAGACTCTGGACTCGGGCACCACCCCCGGAGTTCACCCGTCCGGGGCACGCATCGTCCCGGGATGGAAGGGCGTCAAAACCATGGTGGCGGTAGTCACTGCCGAAGCAGAAAACACGGTCGTAGAGATGGACCCGTTCCCGCATCAGATCGAGGGGTCCGATGCGGCGGTGCGGAAACTCGAATTGCAGCCGGGTCAGGAAATGCCCGCGCAGGGTCTGCGGGCGCAGGTCATCGCGGCGACCGGTTCGGGAAAGACTTTCATGGCGGTTTTGACTGCGCGGAAATTGCGGGCGGGCCGGGTACTGGTGCTCGTGCCGACCTTGGATCTGCTAACGCAGATGGCGGCCGCTTGGCGGGCCGGCGGGCGTACGGGGCCGTTCTACGGGATCTGCTCGCTGCGGGCGGAGGATGCGCAGGGGTTGGCGGCGTGCACGACAGACGTGGACGAGCTGGTGGCGTGGACGCGCGGCCTGGAGCAGGTGACGGTCTTCGCCACGTACGCCAGTGTGGGTCTGGGGACGCTCCAGCGGGCGCATGAGGCGGGGTTGGCGCCCTGGTCGCTGGTGGTCGTGGACGAAGCCCACCGGGTCAGTGGACGCGGCTCGAAGCCGTGGGCCGCGATTCACGACAACGCCAAGATTCCGGCTGACCGGCGGCTCTACATGACCGCCACCCCGCGCGTGTGGGAGGCGCCGGAGACCGAAGAGGGCGGCAGCAGCGCGCCCGTGCTGGTCGCGAGCATGGAAGACGACCCGGACGGGCTGTTCGGCAGCGTGGCGTACAAGTTGACGCTCTCGCAGGCCCGCAATCTGGGCTTGGTCGCGGCGTGGCAGGTGGTGTGTGTCGACGTGACCGACCCGGAGCTCCAGGCGGCCGCGCTGCTGGGGATCGAGGCCCGGTCGGACAACGTGCGCGGGAGTCGGCTCGCCGCGTTGCAGACCGCCGCGGTGAAGACGTCGGCGGAGCAGGGTCTGCGGCGCATGCTCACGTTCCACTACCGGACCAGCGAGGCCGAAGCGATGGCGGCCGGGGTGCCGGCGGTCGCGCAGAGGCTGTGGGAGGACGACCCGGAGACGTATCCGGAGCCGGATCGGGTGTGGGCGTCGTGGCTGTGCGGGGAGCACAAGCCCGACCACCGCAAGGCGACCCTGGAGAAGTTCGCCGATCCGGTCGGCGAGCGCGTCGACAGCGACCTGGTCCCCATGCGGCTGCGGCTGCTGTCCAGTGTTCGCATTCTCGGGGAAGGCGTCGACACCAAGGGTTGTGACGCTGTGTTCTTCGGAGATGTGCGCGGATCGGCGGTCGACATCCTCCAGATCGTCGGCCGGGCACTGCGCATGAAGCCGGGAGAAGGCAAGGTAGCGAGCCTGGTAGTGCCGGTTTTTCTCGGCAAGGACGAGGACCCGGACGCCATGCTGACGTCCAAGGGGTACAACGGATTGGCCCGAATTTTGGCTGCGCTCCGTAGTCACGACGCGGACACCATCGAAGCGCTGGCAGAGCAGCAGGCCAACACCCGCCACCGGAAACCCACGGTGGCGGAGATCAAGGCCGCCGGACGGGGCGAAGAGGGCGCCACCTCGGCTCCCGCGCAGAGTCTGCTTTCCTTCTCCACTCCGCGTGATCCGGCCGTGTTGGCGCAGTTCATGAAGCTCCGTATTCTCCAGCCGGAAAATGCGTACTGGCGTCAGGGAATCCAGGCCGCGACCCGGTACGTGAAGGAGAACGGGGATCTGAAAGTCCCCTACTCATTCACCACGCCTGAGGACTGGCAACCCGCTGATTTTCCACTTGGAACATGGATTGCCGATCAGCGGCGGTTCTACAACGCGGGCCAGATGAAGCCCGCACGCGCCAAGGAACTCGAAGAGTTGCAGATGGTGTGGTCGCACTGGGACGTCGCTTTTCAGGAGGGACTGTCAGCAGCGCAGGGGTGGGCGGCCGAACACGGGCACTTCCTCCCGCCCACCACGGCCACCTGGAACGGACACCCTGTAGGGGTATGGGCAAAGAATTTGAGGACCGCGGGTCGGCGGGCGGTGGAGATCGAGGCGCGGCGTGAGGCCGGCCTGCCAGTCGGCTCCACCGCCGGGGCACTGACCGAAGAACGCCGCGACGCCCTAGAGCAGATCGACCCGAGCTGGTGCCCGGCCTGGCCCGTCGCCTGGCAACGCTGCTACAAGCTCTGCCGCAACCTCATCGAGGCCGGCGCCCCACTGCCCGCGCCGAGCGAGGCCACGGTGCAGGGCGAAGACCTCGGGGCGTGGGCGCTGGCGCAGCGCCTGGACTGGGAGCAGCTGCTACCCGCGCAGCAGTGGATGCTCGAGCACATGCTCCACCTGTCCCCCGCAGAGGCGTCTGAGCGGCCTCCAGCGCCCCGCACACAAGCCGACAAGTGGGCGCTGAACATCCAGGCCGCCAAAGAGTTCCACGCCCGCCAAGGCAGCCTCCAGACCGTTCCCCGCAAGGCCGTCGTCCACCTCAGCGAGCCGGACGGGACGGTGACGGACGTGAAGCTAGGGCTGTTCGTCGACAACTGCCGGCGCCGGGCAGACAAGCTGGGCGAGCAGCGACGCGCAGAACTCGACGCGCTCGGGATGCGCTGGTAGGCGACACGGCCGACGCGATCACCGAACTCGACAGCATCGGCGGCTGACCGCGTGCCCGTGGACCCGGCGGCGGGCGGTCGGCCGCACCGCCCTGGGTGAGTGAAATGAGCTCTTCGACGTGGCCACCGATCGGGTGACGGTCGGCGGCCGCGAGCGCAGGACCGGATCGGGCGGCATCGGCGGCTCGATCCGGTCCTGCGGCACCGCAGCAGCGGTGCCGGAACACGCTCTACGCGTGCAGCGGGACCAGTTGGCTCCCCCAGTCGACGGTCAGTGCGGTCGCGCCCTCGGGCACGTTGTCGAAGAACACATCGGGGTCGTCGAGCGTGGCCACGTTGGAATTCCCACGGTCCAGATAGGAGAATTCGTCGTATACGCCTTTGGTGCCGCCGTAGTACAGGCAGACCTTCCAGGTGTACGTGTCGCCGACCAGATAGATGTCGCGCGGCGACTGCCCGTTGTAGTTGATCGTCTGGCCCTGCATGAAGTTACGCCATTCGTACCAGTATCCGGCCAGCGTAATGGTGCGCGTCTGGCATGTATTCGCGTCCGGCGCCGGATAGACGGCGATGGGCTGGGACCTCTCCAGCTTCGCAGTGCTGTACGCGGAGGCCGAGGGTGCGACCGCCATCAGGCCTGCCACGATGGCCGCTCCGAGGACAATGCGGAATCTCTTGTTCATGAGCCCCTCCCCATGCTCAATGCTGAACCTGCCCGTAAGCAGGTCGAGTACTAGGAAGAATGGCATGAGACATTCAGGAAAAGGAGTGGACGGGAGTACAACCTTTGACGCCTGTCCCCTAACGGGCATTTATGTACGAGTTGCGTAATTTATCCGGGCGGATTTTCCGCACCGGGGTCTGCATGTGAACGAAAGAGCACGGGCCCGACGGTGGAATCCTCAGCGGTTGCCGGAGTCGCCGGAGCACCCCGCGAGCGGCCTCACAGGCGGACGGGCCAGAACCGAGCCGGCCTTCGGTGTGCACCGACGGGCGCCGGGACCGTCGGTCTGCTGGTCCAACTTGAGGTGACGCGCCAGGCCATTCAGAAGATGCTCGCCCACTGAAGCACCCATCCCCAGTCCCTCCCCCGAGCCAGGGGCGGCGCCGGGGTGGCGCACTCGAGGAACTGGGCATGATCTGGTCGCACTGGGACGTCGCTTTCCAGGAGGGACTGTCTGCAGCAGCCGCGTGGGCGGCAGAAGCGGGCCACCTCCTCCCGCCCACCACCGCCACCTACCGCGGCTACCCCATCGGCGTCTGGATGAAGAACAACAGGACCGCAGGTCGGAAGGCGGCGGAGATCCAGGCACGGCGCGAGGCCGGCCTCCCCGTCGGATCCACCGCCGGGGCACTGACCGAAGAACGCCGCGACGCCCTAGAGCAGATCGACCCGAGCTGGTGCCCGGCCTGGCCCGTCGCCTGGCAACGCTGCTACAAGCTCTGCCGCAACCTCATCGAGGCCGGCGCCCCACTGCCCGCGCCGAGCGAGGCCACGGTGCAGGGCGAAGACCTCGGGGCGTGGGCGCTGGCGCAGCGCCTGGACTGGGAGCAGCTGCTACCCGCGCAGCAGTGGATGCTCGAGCACATGCTCCACCTGTCCCCCGCAGAGGCGTCTGAGCGGCCTCCAGCGCCCCGCACACAGACCGATAAGTGGGCGGCGAACATGGCCAGCCGACCGGCAGTTCCACGCCCGCGAGGACAGCCTGCAGACGGTTCCTCGCAAGACGGTTGAGCAGCTGGTCGAGCCGGACGGGGCTGTGAGGTGTATATCACGCGCGGCGAGGTCACAAAGGGCGGAGGTGCGTGCACTACATAGTGTCGGCAGGTGAACGGGTCACCGCCGGGGAAGGCAGACGGTGATGGATCCGGTGCTCGGGGGAGGGCTGCTGACGGTGTGTGGCTGGTTGTGTCGGTTGCTGCATATTTGGGTGGCCAGCCGTACCGAACTACGCAGAATCGAGATGCAGCAGCAATGCCTCAGTGAGCGGGTGCGGCATCTGCCGCCCGGCAGCCGTCTGCTGGAACGGCCCGGCAGCGTCGAGGTTGTAACGGGAACGCAGCCGACGGGGATACGCCGTGGCTGAGTCTTCCTCGCCCGTGGCGAGGAGGACGGCACCGGCACCTCCACACACCGACGGGGCGTCGCCCGCGTTAACGACCAGCAGTCTTGAGGACCTCTACCGCGTCGAGATGCCGCAGCTGACACGGTTCCTGGTCCGTGTCGGCGCGACCCCCTACGAGGCTGCCGACGCCGCCCATGAGGCATTCACCATAGCCATCGAGAAATGGGACAGCATCCGGGAACCGCGGGCGTGGCTGCGCAAGGTCGCTCACCGCTGCTATCTGCGTCAGACCGGCCATCGCGACAGGCCATACGACCCGTTGCCCGATCGCCCGGGCGGGACCTGTCCCATCGCCCACGTGACCCTCAAGGAGGGAAATCAGCGGGTCCTGAACGCACTGGCCCAGCTGCCGCCGCTGCAGCGGCACGTCATGGCGTGGTCCCAGGACGGCTTCACCGACCGGGAAATCGCCCAAGCGCTTGATATACGGGAAGACGCCGTGCGGAAGAACCGGAGCCGCGCCCGGCGTCGACTGCAGCAGACTCTCGCTGAGGAGACAGGGGACCGCGATGAGTGAGCACACCGTATCCCAGGAGACGCAAGTCCCCAATGGTGACAGCGTCGCGGTAGAGGGCCGCCCCACGGCTGCCGATACACGTCTGGATCAGCTTCTCGCAGCTGCTGACGAAGAGCTTTCCCAGCGTCTCGACGACGCCCTCGATCTCAAGGGCGGTCTTCGGCACCTCGCTTCCCTTCCTGCCTACCCCGAACGGCCACGGCCGGCAGACAGCCAGGCCAGGGGTGCCTTGCACTGTCCAGGCCGCCGCGTCACCGGGCGTCTTGGCGAAGGCGCCCACATCGATGAAAACCAGCAATTGCAGGAAGCCCTCGATCTCCTGCAACACACCAGCGACCAGTTCCACGGCCTTGTGAGCATGACGAACGACGGCCCGTCCTCCCTGGAAACCGCACGATCCAAGCTGACCCACGCTCAGCTGCTCATCTCGCGGCTCATCACCGAAGCACAAGGCAGGACGCTCACGAGGACGCAGAACACCAAGGCATTCAACGACATCCACGATTGCGTCAACGCGGCCTGGACCACCATCGCGGAGACACTGCAAAGCCCCGCCGCCGACCCCCAGGCCGTGCTCCTCGACGACGCCCTCGACACCCTCGACAGCGCCACGCAACGCCTCGCCCAGGCACACCGCATCCTCGATCACCTCCTCGATCAGATCGGAGAAGACGTCGATCAGCCCCTCCCCGCCTGAGCCGCCCCCACCCGGATGACGCGCTCATCGCTGACCCTGAATACCCAGCTCAACTCCGTGGAGTCCACGCTCGACGTCATCGCCGATTTCACCGACGCATGAGCCGTCCGGACTGCCGCCCGCCTGGGGGCGCGGCAGTCCGGACCCGGTGCTGGAGGGAGGGAAGTCGTGCCGCGGCCACGCTGCTACCCCTCCGACACCTGGGACGACGAATGGGCGCTGATCGAACCCCTGCTGCCGGTCCCGGCCTGCGACACCCCGGCCGGCGGCCGGCCGGAGAAGCATCCGCGGCGGGAGATTGTGGACGCCATCCGCTACGTGGTC includes:
- a CDS encoding NUDIX hydrolase; its protein translation is MKTRHKAHAILLTDAGQLLFLQRGWPGGTPYCTAVGGTIEPDDTDLTAGLRREVMEEVGAEIGPPTPILTLTEPGPPIAVIHHYFTAQVLSLDPARRHGPELDNPDVGTFDPIQIPATADALTALNLRPPELAAYALTHLVTPRTEPPPS
- a CDS encoding Helicase associated domain protein; its protein translation is MVAVVTAEAENTVVEMDPFPHQIEGSDAAVRKLELQPGQEMPAQGLRAQVIAATGSGKTFMAVLTARKLRAGRVLVLVPTLDLLTQMAAAWRAGGRTGPFYGICSLRAEDAQGLAACTTDVDELVAWTRGLEQVTVFATYASVGLGTLQRAHEAGLAPWSLVVVDEAHRVSGRGSKPWAAIHDNAKIPADRRLYMTATPRVWEAPETEEGGSSAPVLVASMEDDPDGLFGSVAYKLTLSQARNLGLVAAWQVVCVDVTDPELQAAALLGIEARSDNVRGSRLAALQTAAVKTSAEQGLRRMLTFHYRTSEAEAMAAGVPAVAQRLWEDDPETYPEPDRVWASWLCGEHKPDHRKATLEKFADPVGERVDSDLVPMRLRLLSSVRILGEGVDTKGCDAVFFGDVRGSAVDILQIVGRALRMKPGEGKVASLVVPVFLGKDEDPDAMLTSKGYNGLARILAALRSHDADTIEALAEQQANTRHRKPTVAEIKAAGRGEEGATSAPAQSLLSFSTPRDPAVLAQFMKLRILQPENAYWRQGIQAATRYVKENGDLKVPYSFTTPEDWQPADFPLGTWIADQRRFYNAGQMKPARAKELEELQMVWSHWDVAFQEGLSAAQGWAAEHGHFLPPTTATWNGHPVGVWAKNLRTAGRRAVEIEARREAGLPVGSTAGALTEERRDALEQIDPSWCPAWPVAWQRCYKLCRNLIEAGAPLPAPSEATVQGEDLGAWALAQRLDWEQLLPAQQWMLEHMLHLSPAEASERPPAPRTQADKWALNIQAAKEFHARQGSLQTVPRKAVVHLSEPDGTVTDVKLGLFVDNCRRRADKLGEQRRAELDALGMRW
- a CDS encoding helicase associated domain-containing protein; the protein is MIWSHWDVAFQEGLSAAAAWAAEAGHLLPPTTATYRGYPIGVWMKNNRTAGRKAAEIQARREAGLPVGSTAGALTEERRDALEQIDPSWCPAWPVAWQRCYKLCRNLIEAGAPLPAPSEATVQGEDLGAWALAQRLDWEQLLPAQQWMLEHMLHLSPAEASERPPAPRTQTDKWAANMASRPAVPRPRGQPADGSSQDG
- a CDS encoding sigma-70 family RNA polymerase sigma factor, translating into MARRTAPAPPHTDGASPALTTSSLEDLYRVEMPQLTRFLVRVGATPYEAADAAHEAFTIAIEKWDSIREPRAWLRKVAHRCYLRQTGHRDRPYDPLPDRPGGTCPIAHVTLKEGNQRVLNALAQLPPLQRHVMAWSQDGFTDREIAQALDIREDAVRKNRSRARRRLQQTLAEETGDRDE